One stretch of Acropora muricata isolate sample 2 chromosome 12, ASM3666990v1, whole genome shotgun sequence DNA includes these proteins:
- the LOC136894016 gene encoding uncharacterized protein: MGQCFAPDCNHQSESHTCKFFLFPNPEKKKDEYRRWIRLLRRADREPSKYSKVCSCHFREGKKSSGPEIFKRNADKLFPLQENNSEKKRKCDSKVNSSPVNDIMKIITEAVESSEKTQNGSTQPASTEQIILEAELHLTKQELKYHNETKHYQRAHYSVSALSPEVIRMETGLPTKEIFNIVVDYVAKFKHSISYYAGWKVESITFEDQIFITLMKLRQNYTNLHLAQLFSCSVGTISNIVITFVHVLHRLLFEDLMTTIPSRNKNKLCSPSSFSQYSSCRIIIDCTDIEVATPSLMSQQNATYSSYRGMNSFKVLTGVAPNGVLTYVSNLYPGSISDKSIVQQSGLLKHFVAGDLILADKGFLIQDIVPNGVSVNIPPFLEHGRFTESEAKVTKSIARCRIHVERANARLKDFKILSFVPPYLRSYVDTVFQLCAAIVNLQFPLIKEGCEGTRDFD; encoded by the exons ATGGGACAATGCTTCGCTCCAGATTGTAATCATCAATCGGAATCCCACACCTGCAAGTTCTTTTTATTTCCAAatccagaaaagaaaaaggatgaATATCGTCGCTGGATTCGCTTGCTGAG GAGGGCTGATAGAGAACCAAGCAAATATTCTAAAGTCTGTAGCTGCCATTTCAGAGAAGGAAAGAAATCTTCAGGACCCGAGATTTTTAAACGAAATGCTGACAAACTGTTTcctttacaagaaaataactcagaaaagaaaaggaaatgtgATTCAAAGGTTAATTCTTCTCCAGTCAATGATATCATGAAAATCATTACTGAAGCTGTAGAGTCCTCAGAGAAAACACAGAATGGAAGCACTCAGCCAGCATCAACCGAACAAATAATCCTGGAGGCGGAGTTACACTTAACCAAGCAAGAGCTGAAGTATCATAATGAGACTAAGCATTACCAGAGAGCACACTACTCTGTTTCAGCATTGAGCCCAGAGGTCATCAGAATGGAAACAGGCTTGCCTACCAAAGAGATCTTCAATATTGTAGTGGACTATGTGGCCAAATTCAAACATTCTATATCATACTATGCTGGATGGAAAGTGGAATCCATAACATTTGAAGATCAAATCTTCATAACCCTCATGAAGTTACGGCAGAACTATACCAATCTACACCTCGCTCAGTTGTTTTCTTGCAGTGTTGGAACAATTTCTAACATAGTGATAACATTTGTGCATGTCCTCCACAGGCTATTGTTTGAAGACCTCATGACAACAATCCCATCTAGGAACAAAAACAAGCTGTGCTCACCATCATCTTTTTCGCAGTATTCAAGTTGCAGAATTATCATTGACTGCACTGACATTGAAGTAGCTACGCCAAGCCTCATGAGTCAACAAAATGCCACATACTCAAGTTACCGAGGGATGAACTCATTTAAAGTTTTGACTGGAGTAGCACCAAATGGAGTGTTGACCTATGTTAGTAACCTCTACCCTGGATCTATCTCAGACAAATCAATTGTCCAGCAGTCTGGTCTTCTAAAGCATTTTGTTGCTGGTGACCTTATACTGGCAGACAAGGGATTCTTAATTCAAGACATTGTTCCCAATGGTGTGTCTGTGAATATACCACCTTTCCTTGAGCATGGCAGGTTTACTGAGAGTGAGGCAAAGGTTACGAAGTCGATTGCTAGATGCCGCATACACGTTGAAAGGGCTAATGCAAGACTtaaagattttaaaattttaagttttgtcCCTCCTTATTTACGGAGTTATGTAGACACTGTGTTTCAGTTGTGTGCAGCTATTGTCAATTTGCAGTTTCCGTTGATTAAAGAAGGATGCGAGGGAACAAGAGATTTTGACTAA
- the LOC136894017 gene encoding uncharacterized protein has translation MAALSISSLVSFFSDEQKSLTRGENHYKSNHIESFTYSDGIIRGEVHASMKKKVYKVTVYLDEEHSIKSSECECPRGKFKCSHSAALFIHGIHHLSRTDMECQWRKRKAASAFLPSVQEMFPPAKRGYNALLREPTIDDRRELFHKLKNYGKFTGLYWLMSPEPQIQPNPLPIVTINDIIYSEEFLHLQDPHAQRDHLLDRVKLDWQTIQQVSHLTTGQRDNPSWQMIRKSRLTASNFGSILSAKRVTPSLIKRLLGEYDLTRVKAIQWGITNEPEALKAFSQKTDLQVVETGVWLHECGLLGASPDGLVGDNSVLEAKCPYTQRNMTIEEAIATNNFYLEKKDEKIVLKKDHVYWHQVQGQMHIAKKAKCYFVVWTTKDFVVLEIQRDDTWGANIKELKDFYLKHLLSKIIEGEL, from the exons ATGGCGGCGCTTTCAATATCATCGCTTGTGTCTTTCTTTTCTGATGAGCAGAAATCCTTAACAAGAGGCGAAAACCACTATAAGTCTAATCACATAGAGAGTTTTACTTATAGCGATGGAATTATTCGCGGAGAagtgcatgcaagcatgaaGAAAAAAGTGTATAAAGTGACG GTATACTTAGATGAGGAACACAGCATTAAATCTAGTGAGTGTGAGTGCCCAAGAGGGAAGTTTAAGTGTAGTCATTCCGCAGCATTGTTTATCCACGGCATTCACCATCTTAGCAGAACGGACATGGAATGTCAGTGGAGAAAACGAAAAGCCGCAAGTGCATTTCTGCCATCTGTGCAAGAGATGTTTCCTCCCGCTAAACGTGGATACAATGCCCTATTAAGAGAACCGACAATCGATGATCGCCGTGAACTTTTTCATAAGCTAAAAAATTATGGCAAGTTCACTGGACTGTATTGGCTCATGAGCCCTGAACCTCAGATACAGCCCAACCCTCTGCCGATTGTTACAATCAATGACATCATTTATTCTGAAGAATTTCTGCACTTACAAGACCCCCATGCTCAGCGTGATCATTTGCTGGATAGAGTTAAGTTGGATTGGCAAACTATCCAACAAGTGAGCCATCTCACAACTGGCCAGCGAGACAACCCTTCTTGGCAAATGATTAGGAAGAGCAGACTAACAGCAAGCAATTTTGGTAGCATTTTAAGTGCCAAGCGAGTGACACCCTCACTGATCAAGCGACTGCTTGGGGAATATGACTTGACACGAGTAAAAGCAATTCAGTGGGGAATAACAAATGAACCTGAAGCCTTGAAGGCCTTCTCCCAGAAAACCGATCTCCAAGTAGTGGAGACAGGTGTGTGGCTCCATGAATGTGGATTACTTGGGGCCTCTCCTGATGGCTTGGTAGGAGACAATAGTGTTTTGGAAGCCAAGTGCCCTTACACTCAGAGAAATATGACAATTGAAGAGGCTATTGCAACAAATAACTTCTACCTGGAAAAAAAGGACGAAAAGATTGTACTGAAGAAAGATCATGTTTACTGGCATCAAGTGCAAGGCCAGATGCACATTGCTAAGAAAGCAAAATGCTACTTTGTTGTTTGGACAACAAAGGACTTTGTAGTATTGGAAATCCAGCGGGATGACACTTGGGGTGCCAACATCAAAGAACTGAAGGATTTCTATTTGAAACATCTGCTGTCTAAAATAATTGAGGGAGAGCtgtag